The Corythoichthys intestinalis isolate RoL2023-P3 chromosome 1, ASM3026506v1, whole genome shotgun sequence genome has a segment encoding these proteins:
- the cnep1r1 gene encoding nuclear envelope phosphatase-regulatory subunit 1, with protein MNSLEQAEDLKAFERRLTEYVSCLQPATGRWRMILIVVSVCTATGAWNWLIDPDTQKVSFFSSLWNHPFFTISCITLIALFFAGIHKRVVAPSIIAARCRTVLAEYNMSCDDTGKLILKPRPNIQ; from the exons ATGAACTCACTGGAGCAGGCCGAAG ACCTGAAAGCCTTTGAGAGAAGACTGACAGAATATGTCTCATGTTTACAACCTGCAACAGGCAGGTGGAGAA TGATTTTAATCGTAGTGTCAGTCTGCACAGCCACAGGAGCTTGGAACTGGTTGATAGACCCTGATACACAGAAG GTGTCTTTCTTTTCATCGCTGTGGAATCATCCCTTCTTTACCATCAGCTGTATCACGCTCATAGCACTCTTCTTTGCTGGGATACATAAGCGAGTAGTGGCACCGTCGAT AATAGCTGCCAGGTGTCGGACAGTATTAGCAGAATACAACATGTCCTGCGATGAT ACAGGGAAGCTTATACTCAAACCACGGCCAAACATCCAGTAG